From Intestinibacillus sp. Marseille-P6563, one genomic window encodes:
- a CDS encoding 3D domain-containing protein: protein MSSEIRVTGHIEDTGVKSSDEIAAEKVAASSELYRESAQEMKCDDMIRVTGSESMVRSSISDPISDIHCQQYDEYAIQHEGYSDHSVFPSSGMSSTSSSPVPNAPGSRYNAVGLPLRENPGAISSNSISSAPSSQYPIRRFTKSHQKYTPVTQYHVSDISEPTPRIELPAAYRLNPRSRSRYTVPNTFVGSRSKQSEETMSSISTDMVRSTETIGQEFLYTAQDHLSPQIHTYDDFSRSKIATPSAIWGSAVGVQSSIDVIHAQGSSPEPENRSTEPDLGQGPTQCIIDRSSSIIRRTYGAQRYQKKQQKVLQKKLHESSSFDEKRSGYSKKITSANAGEAGRVATVAGATAATVAVAENKLIQHQTHHHMMADLAADYIRDIDDPYADNIAMQGVISAKQTAMKAYTATKYTKKFAYAASRTAHSMVRRGEKVVRYLKEMFSSVAGISAKAAAVFPIIVIAIAILIIVSAISSIVPTISLKTDTTKLTELYAYCTELDAKFSEAVSEQLNRTGFDRIDFYENGARSNGSSIWAVETDLDMLLAYYDAMFEDYSSNSAFQSVKDYSKELWNDLYTLSISTHTERHTSHHSDGSTSHYTVYVLDIYVDTQSLSQLAATNAKPEGSEDIAYDNVFDTPFGYLTDSQQDTFDALAEIGTFTALEEIANPFVAPDSDDEVSWTVGRRYGYYLNLLTGEYHPQFNHGLYLNSPNPTGSAVYAGFAGQATVTDDTVTIKSGNREVTYGNLTSIVVSSGYVESGTRLGDVGSNSPISTTALYMEYTRNGKEINPRFVVGGCSSSFSSVGNGDIVAVALSQVGTTETPVNQVMYNDWYYGHHVSGSSYAWCAVFVSWCADQCGYIDAGIIPKQAGCDQVKDWFAARGQFHWRSSGYRPKAGDLILYGTPSDMTHIGIVVSSDDSKVYTVEGNTSKGGGLNPNGGGVWTKSYALSSSYIQGYCTPAYPATGNNGGAPPAGAQKLGTFKITHYCPGACCNGQWSNVTATGAVPTPGVTIAVDPTVIPLNSKVYIEGYGTLSAQDTGGAIKGNRIDVLVATHAEANRLGVVYRDVYIVH, encoded by the coding sequence ATGTCATCTGAAATTCGCGTTACAGGCCACATTGAGGATACAGGCGTGAAAAGCAGCGATGAAATTGCGGCAGAAAAAGTAGCAGCATCCAGTGAATTGTATCGTGAAAGCGCACAGGAGATGAAATGCGATGATATGATTCGAGTCACTGGTAGCGAATCTATGGTGCGATCTTCGATCAGCGATCCAATCAGCGATATTCACTGCCAGCAATATGATGAGTACGCTATTCAGCATGAAGGCTACTCAGATCATTCAGTATTTCCTTCCTCGGGCATGTCATCGACCTCTTCTTCTCCTGTACCGAATGCACCAGGATCTCGGTATAATGCGGTGGGTCTGCCTCTGCGAGAAAATCCAGGTGCTATATCCTCCAATAGCATTTCATCTGCGCCATCATCCCAATATCCAATTCGCAGGTTTACCAAATCCCATCAGAAATACACTCCCGTTACACAATATCATGTTTCCGATATTTCCGAACCCACACCCAGAATTGAGTTACCGGCTGCATACAGATTGAATCCACGATCCCGATCGAGATACACTGTGCCAAATACCTTTGTCGGTAGCCGATCGAAGCAATCGGAAGAAACGATGTCTTCCATATCTACGGATATGGTGCGCAGCACTGAAACGATAGGTCAGGAGTTCCTTTATACGGCTCAAGATCATCTGAGTCCTCAAATCCATACATATGATGATTTTTCCAGATCAAAAATTGCCACACCCTCGGCTATTTGGGGGTCCGCGGTTGGTGTTCAGTCATCCATCGATGTGATACATGCTCAGGGTAGCAGCCCAGAACCAGAGAATAGATCTACGGAGCCAGATCTGGGACAAGGGCCTACCCAATGTATTATAGATCGATCATCATCTATCATCCGGCGGACATATGGCGCTCAACGATACCAGAAGAAACAGCAGAAAGTATTGCAAAAAAAATTGCACGAATCATCGTCTTTTGATGAGAAGCGATCGGGTTATTCAAAAAAAATTACCAGTGCGAATGCAGGAGAAGCTGGCAGAGTGGCAACCGTAGCTGGAGCAACGGCAGCTACGGTTGCCGTTGCTGAAAATAAGCTCATTCAGCACCAAACCCATCATCACATGATGGCGGATCTCGCTGCTGACTACATTCGAGATATCGATGATCCGTATGCTGATAACATCGCTATGCAGGGCGTTATATCGGCGAAGCAGACTGCAATGAAAGCCTATACCGCAACAAAGTATACGAAAAAATTTGCTTATGCTGCATCTCGGACAGCCCATTCTATGGTTCGGCGCGGGGAAAAGGTTGTGCGGTATCTCAAAGAGATGTTTTCCAGCGTAGCAGGCATATCAGCAAAGGCCGCAGCAGTTTTCCCGATTATCGTTATTGCAATTGCCATCTTAATAATTGTATCTGCGATCTCATCTATTGTGCCAACAATTTCGCTGAAAACGGATACGACAAAACTGACAGAACTATACGCCTATTGTACCGAGTTAGATGCAAAATTTTCGGAGGCCGTGAGTGAGCAGTTAAATCGAACTGGATTTGATCGCATTGACTTTTACGAAAATGGTGCACGCAGCAATGGTTCATCCATTTGGGCAGTCGAAACAGATTTGGATATGCTGCTGGCATATTATGATGCGATGTTTGAAGATTATAGCTCCAATTCGGCGTTTCAAAGTGTGAAAGATTACAGCAAAGAACTATGGAATGATTTGTATACGCTATCCATCAGTACGCACACCGAACGCCACACATCACATCATTCTGACGGCAGCACGAGCCATTATACAGTCTATGTCCTGGATATCTATGTTGATACGCAATCTCTATCGCAGTTGGCTGCAACCAATGCGAAGCCAGAAGGTAGCGAAGATATCGCATACGATAATGTATTTGACACCCCATTTGGATACCTGACGGATTCTCAGCAGGATACATTTGATGCGTTAGCGGAAATCGGGACATTTACTGCATTGGAGGAAATAGCCAATCCTTTTGTAGCTCCGGATAGCGATGACGAAGTTTCCTGGACCGTTGGGCGGCGATACGGATACTATTTAAATCTTTTGACAGGTGAATATCATCCCCAGTTTAACCATGGACTATATCTAAATTCTCCGAATCCGACTGGATCAGCCGTATATGCGGGTTTTGCAGGACAAGCTACGGTGACGGACGATACAGTAACAATCAAATCCGGCAACCGAGAAGTTACCTACGGGAACTTGACTTCGATTGTGGTGTCGTCTGGATATGTTGAAAGTGGTACACGACTGGGAGATGTCGGTAGCAATAGCCCGATATCCACTACCGCCCTGTATATGGAATATACTCGAAATGGTAAGGAAATTAACCCCCGTTTTGTAGTTGGCGGCTGCTCGTCGAGTTTTAGTAGCGTTGGTAATGGTGATATTGTCGCCGTTGCGCTTTCCCAGGTTGGAACCACTGAAACGCCGGTCAATCAGGTTATGTACAATGACTGGTACTATGGACACCATGTTTCTGGCAGCAGCTATGCGTGGTGCGCAGTATTTGTATCCTGGTGTGCCGATCAGTGTGGCTATATTGATGCTGGTATCATCCCGAAGCAAGCTGGATGTGACCAAGTAAAGGATTGGTTTGCGGCCAGAGGACAATTCCATTGGCGTAGTTCAGGCTATCGCCCCAAGGCGGGTGACTTGATCCTCTACGGTACACCAAGTGACATGACCCATATTGGTATCGTTGTATCGTCAGACGATTCCAAAGTCTATACCGTCGAAGGAAACACCAGTAAGGGTGGCGGCCTAAATCCCAATGGTGGCGGCGTTTGGACAAAATCTTATGCGTTGTCAAGCTCGTATATCCAGGGGTATTGCACACCGGCATATCCTGCAACCGGCAATAATGGTGGAGCTCCACCGGCTGGTGCTCAAAAATTGGGCACATTTAAGATCACTCATTACTGTCCTGGCGCATGCTGCAACGGGCAATGGTCCAATGTAACTGCCACTGGTGCCGTTCCGACGCCTGGCGTGACGATTGCAGTCGATCCCACTGTTATTCCGCTCAATAGCAAAGTCTACATTGAGGGATACGGAACCCTATCTGCGCAAGATACCGGTGGCGCAATCAAAGGAAATCGCATTGATGTGCTGGTAGCCACCCATGCAGAGGCAAATAGATTAGGCGTGGTATACCGTGATGTCTACATTGTTCACTAA